The following DNA comes from Astatotilapia calliptera chromosome 6, fAstCal1.2, whole genome shotgun sequence.
ATTACACCAGggctgctaaaaaaaagaaaggaaaaaaattctactgaaaaatattataaaatgcaCACTGCAGGAACTGTCCACTACAGTTAGACTGTGTATTGGGCATTGTTATCTGACAATTACTTTTACAAACTATAGTAGTGTAcgtgttattctgttttattttgctttgttaaatttattttagtaaggaagtaaaatgtatttatatagcactttttaagaCAGCAATCtattacaaagtgctttacagggAATATAAAGACATGTCAGACACACCAACTTTATAGAGGCACTTCATCACATTATATTCAGCTTTTTATATAATTTCTGTATATTTCTTTTGTTgtagtttatttaaactttttatcgGTCTTTATTACACTATTTAAcagaattctttttttatttgaatattttaccTTATTAAACTATTTTGTTGTGtgactttgtattttttattgctCTATTCTTTTTTATTAGACTATGTTGTTGTGGGTTGTGTTTGAGTTTTGGCTGCGATATCGCAGTAATTTCCCAACTTTAGGGATCAATAAAGCATATCTTACAATCCAAAGTACCAATATCCGGGTGTTTGCCCTCTATGGGGGATTTAATTGCGCACTCCATTTTCTCATTACacggaagattaaaaaaataatagcaGAAAAACATGTCTTATAGGTTTTATATTACTGCCCAAGTCTGTTGTTTCAGTAAGCCAGGTAATTTTGCAGACGGTTCCTAACTCAATCCTGTGCAGGGTGGGTGATCTCTACTTGTTTTCACACTGAATTAAGACTGAACTAATCCtaataacacagaaaaaacaaaaaatcataaaaattaaGCTCTTACGTCTTTCTTCATCTCTGTCCAGTGCATTATTTTTTCTCCTGTGGTGTTTAAAGTCGTCGCTGGCTGATGAATACAGAAGACGTGCTCTCTACTGTGGACTGAACTTCAGACTGACCCTCATTtcagaaaagtaaataaatcagCCATGTCTATTGTGGACGTGGTCGTTTATAGATCAGAAATGTCAGACAGGGAGTGGTAGAGGCTTAAAACCGTATTGTTTACTTTACAAAAATGGGAAGTAACGGTTGCTAAAAgctacattttctttatttatatctAGTTCCGGGATTTGATCAAACATGTGACCTAAAGCACAGCTATGCAGGAAGTAGAGCTTAACAAACAGTGCAGGTGACACTAATGTAATGTCGAATAAACTACAACATGTGACCTAAGCACAGCTAAGCAGGAAGTAGATGCTTAACTAAACAGTCAGGTGACACTAATTAATTCATTGAACCTACACTGtaggaatttacgactgtgcgtaaatcccccctaatattggtatgatccgagctcagacactaagcggggcagctgctgcctgcgagtgcgCTGTTAGAGAAACgcagccaggcagacagaggagaactgaagttcgaccaggtaccaaagcaaatcattcgtactgtaaaaaaaaatgtaaatatgacggtgcatcacgaaagattgatatcaaacagTGAATCAGCAAacggcgaaatgaaaagccgaacaacaacaataatgttTCTTTAgcgagtcttagcttacatgtgtgcttatttcatattttcagttgttaccctccacggctaaataaatcggtttcagtaatgcactgatatacaagaatggacataaggggcttctttcaaagaaaaaactctggtagtattttatatattatgctttgtatgttgttcagtatatttctatgcaaaacaagaggaacttcaatacacagcagtatattcacagtttaaaccagatatttacatacactttatggaaaacacaagaacatttttttactgtacaacatcaatttagagtaaacttgttttgttttggataaataaatattgaaatatcttttgaattagttaaatgtcagaataaagagagagagagagagaggagtacatatacactaagtttattgttaattaataagaaactccagacgattccattctgagctgaagaagcttctgataggttagtagagtccatgtgagtaaattggtggcacacctgtggatgcatgtAAGGcgaaacacagagcctgtttctgtgacatgggaaaaccaagagatgtcaaccaaaacactaggaaaagaattgtggagctccataagtgtggctcaagtttgaatacaatttggtgccatttacaattaagaaatacagatagtttctctctttactcttaaagttaacaaatatgtttttggaCATTTGAGCTTAATACAACATATGTTAAAACTTCACTTGttttgttgtggggtttttttttagttatgtcacacagtggaaatttgtatttatcttgtatattgtttttattctgatttttagtgtttatttatgagtgttttatttgcatggttttattctgtttctattgcATGGTTTTTAGTGTGTTATGTGACATGGTTTTTATCCACTGTGGACTGGCTGCACATGGGACAAATTAGCTGATAGGGACCACCTGCTGAGGCAGGGGTGTGTCCAGAGGTGGCCTATCAGCTGTGTaaagaccttttaaaaacaggctAGCTGTGCACTGAAAGAGAGAGGCCCCAGACTGGAAGGTTAATGCGAGATGGCAAGTGTGATGCGGCGACCAAGTCCTGACCTCATGGAACGGCAACAGTAAGAGACAACGCGTGTGATTGGCAGCAGGGCAGAGGTTTACCTCTGCCTGCATTTGTGAGTAGGgtctctactgttgtttactggGTGCAGCTGGATTGGGAGAGGGTCACCATGGCCATGAGCCAGGGCCGCTTCTGGGACCATTGTTCTGGCCCTATTTGTTATGTTGCAGGACACCGACGCAAGGGGAGCTGTGGCGGTGGTCACATCATGGATTCGGGTGCAGAACGCAAGCCGGGCTGGGAAGCGATGGGCCAGCGGAAGGACAAGAAGATGGGTGGCTCTTTCTTCTCTGCTGAAGACGGGGCTGGCGTGGACTCTGCTCTAAAGGAGGAATTCCTGGCCTGCTGATGGACCCATAATGAACATGTGGCCTAATTATAGCAGGGGGGTTTTTAGTGAATGTAGAAAATGGTAGTTTTACGGGTTTTAGAATTGTTTTTAGTAGAGGgcaaacattttattacatacattttaagggtgttttttatttgtgctcCCTGGCCtagtaataaactgtttctgatcAGACCTGCTTCCTCTCTGTGCCCGTGGTATCTGACTCGCTTGCTCCcccttgtattttaaagaatcttTCTTTTTAGCGTGGCATTCTGGCGCGACCGCTTTAGTGTATCCGCCGCGCgctacagttatttattttgtttgtttttgtttgtttgcttcttgcTTTTGGTTGTTGCATCTCCGTATTTGCtgttataaaatgcaaaatctaataaatacttgaattataaaaaaaacaaatatgttttttatatttatcaatctaaaaataattaacatttagtctgatttgatgttacaattaaaaaagtgtttttatctgaagagtatgtaaatatctggtttcaccgtatcataggtactcatgtatctcatacctagtgtttctttttaggtttgttatttttcaaattctatatttattaagttttgcaggcttgtttgcacaacaaggctaaataattatataaacttttctcaatcgaAATactgtactttggtagaattaaaaaaacaagtgtagtgcaggtctatggtgattttagtgctactatcatctagttttgATTGTGGTTCTGttttggttaagtcctcagacctgattttgaactgttgtagccTGTTTAATCTATATCAGTTCTGGGCTGTGAATTGGGGTTAGTCTCGTGTCTGATACAGCCCGACTTTTCTGCCCGCTGCTAAtataaaaaactagtttaagttGTCCTGAATTGAATATTTattcctatatgaagtcattgaacaaaactcaacagagcctattaattttcacatttctacgccccccccccccccccccccccccaaaaaaaaaaaaaaatccacagaacACCTTTTGGTAGCCccggtgtttcaaatgtctggctccgcctctgacCTACACTACAATGAGCCATAGGGACAAGTAATAGCATAAACTATAAATTATTCAAAAAAGCTgacaaaacaaggaaaacagAAGGTAGCTGGAATCTATTTACCACAGTCATTTGGATGACCCATGGGGCAGCTGATGGAAAATACAGACTGTGCATTGAATAAAAATCGGATGTTTAGTAAATTAAACCTAAATAGatattaaacaaaatgaaacattaaaaaatgttacagTTAACAGTGGTGAGGTTATTTCTTGAAGAACAGAGATACATGCTTAATAAATACACATACAGAGGAATAGCATGTAAATACTGTGGGTCTTTAGCCTTGTGAATAAATACTTTGGCCAAAATAAGTAAACATAGGCCCACTGTTTTGTTTCATAAACACCAAAGATAATAATTACTAAACTCCATCTACATatcattgtttttataaaagggatgaagacaaaaaattaataaataaacaagcttTGTGATAAGGTGGtgcttaaatgatgctcagttgttACCAAGGGGGCAAAACTTCGTCAagaaaatatacaatataaaacCATGGATAGATACAAGGCATGCATCCAAATTCTGGCCCTATCTGAATCTCTCAGCAGACATACAAGGCAGCATTTTTCCAattccatttcattttttcttctattgtccaattaAGATGAGCCAATGTGAACTGTAGCTTCAGTTTTCTGCTCTTAGATGAAATAGGGTTACCCGGGTGTGGTCTCCTGCGCTAGCTTCCACATGTTGTTCATTCAGAGAGGCTTTTCTGCACACATTGCAACGAGTGGTTATTGTAACCACTCGTTACATTGTAACCACTCGTTACAATGGTTACAATGGTTACATTGTAACTCAAATACAAATTTGAGTTGTATTTCCTATCACCTTGAAGCTGTCTGGCCATtgtcctctgacatcaacaaggcattttcacccagagaactgccatcCAGTGGATATTTTCTCGTTTTTGaaccatcaaagtaaaaaaaaaaatcccagtagaccagcagtttctgaaatacttatGATCACCTTTCTTTGAACTTTCTTTAAACAGGTTGTCTTGACCACCTTGCTTCCATGATTCGATACTTGTGCAAACAActagttgaacaggtgtacttaATAAACTGACAAGCCAGTGTATATTACAGTGAAATGTCATCAAGTGACCCTGCAATCAAACTTGTAAAATTAACCTCATGCATATACAGTAGATACTTCTTGTATGTTAATGcataaaatatatgaaacaaCACCTTTTGCTTTTATACTCAACATACAAACATCACTTACATTATTTTACGTAAGCGCATAGGGGTCTTACTTTACAaatattaacataaaactgtaaattattaaagaaaatatgCGCTTTTAGCCTAAAAAAGAGAGCTTTTCTTTAGCCCTCCATTTTTTAGGCTAACGAAACACCCCTCTTGGCTCTGATTGGTCAATAGTGGCAGACATGAGCCGTTGAGCCTGTTTGGCTCAAACTATATCACGTGACTCTGTGCTGATTGGTGGAACTGTGGATAAATCCGCTGACAACTGCCGGCGCGGCAAATTCAACTTCTTGTGTCCTGACTACGTTATCGTTTTGTTGATAGTAGCGGTTGTAATTACCTggttttttgtctgttattttttttattactaagttattgtgtattttaaatgaaCATGGACTGCGTAGATTTCCCAAGAGTCCTACCAAACTCACCGAGGAAAGCCCGAGGACAAATTCAGGTAGGTGTCTACAACAAAAATTACCCTCAGGTAattaagaaaatataaataactttaAACGGTGCATACCTGTGGTGATAAAAACTGTTATCTAACCGACTTTCACGTCCTGATGTCGACTCTTTGTTGTCGTTTGCAGGTAATTTTTGGACCTATGTTTTCAGGCAAAAGGTGGGTTCTTCACTTATAAACCTAAAGAAAGCATTTTTAGAGCCGTTAATTAGCCAGTTTTTTACGTGCCCAACGTGTAAAATTATGTTAAAACAAACTATATGAAGATTTTCCGCCCAAATCAAAACTTCCCGCCAAATTCTGCATTGTTTATCCGGCTCCCATTCATAAAAACAGTTCATGTTACTGTACAGCGTACAGTTGATACACATTAATACAGCATATGGTACATTTTAACGATCAGTGCACAGATTTTTGCACTATTTTCATACTAATCATGTTATGTAGCATTCGTTACCGCGCTTACGTGTATAGTGTCTGCACTATAGTTTTATGTCCATGTAGAAAATAAACATCCAGCTTTAACTGATGTttgcaaactttatttattctgCAGCACTGAACTGATGAGAAGAGTGCGCCGTTTCCAGATAGCCCAGTACAACTGCCTGGTGATCAAATATGCCAAAGATACACGGTACTCCGACACGGGCATGGCCACTCATGACAAGTAAGCCTCgttttttctgtttactttgTTGTTTAGCTGAGCTGTTCATATCCACAGAAATACCCTCTGGTTTTCATAataggaggaagaggagacatTAGCCCAATGCAGTCTTGCTTAGtagttcatttttaatttgtgcaCAGCTGCATGCAATTTTCCGACAAGTACACCTTAGGCTGGAAGTGCTCTCTCTGGACACATTAGTTCTTAACAATAATTTTGTTATACAGCAGAGGTAGAACACCTGAAAGCATAATCCCACTGATTGTCTTCATATAATAATGAACATCAAACAAATACAGCAATTAAGTAATTCTCTAAAAGGTGAGTTTTAATAAAAATAGAGGAGAAGCTGCGTTTGCTGCTTCCTTTTACCTTAATCCAAGTTATGACACGTTAGCACCAGCTGACCTCTAGTGGTGAGACTTCTCAGATGTGCATTTTCCTGTGGAGGAGTTAGTGTGCAAATGGATTGTGTAAATATTTCAGCAGGTCAGTCACAGCAAATGCAATGACTGCACATCATCTGTCTGAAGTTAAGTTCCTTCTCTCTGGTACATCTTTTAGAAGCACAATGGAAGCTGTACCAGCAAATTGTCTGACGGATGTGCGGCCTTTGGCACTACGAGCTTGTGTGATTGGAATCGATGAAGGACAGTTTGTAAGTCTAtctatatatttacattttacatttaccccattgttttttgttttttttctctctccttttttgaaaaaaatcctATACTGCTACCTTTCTGACTTTAAAATAAagtccttctttttttttttttattagatatTTTGATAgacatttactttgtttttatttatttttccattttaactAATATATTGGGTTTattcagttttgttgttttggtttcttaCACTCTTAAAATTTTAATAGCCattgtgctattttttttaattaatttattttattttctctagccttgtttttagttatttcttttatatatttttacttttttcatccattttcttaaaattttggatttaaaatatttaaagtaattTCTGAATTTCATTTGATGTGCTCCCTTAGGCTATTCTAAACTTACATTTTagcttatttttaatttatttaaaattggtCGTCACTGAATCTTGTTTTGTTACTTTGTCAGCCATCTGAGGTTGCTAGTTGCACTAGCCTGAATGACCAGtgcttaaaaaaattatttgatttAATAGGTCTTTACTTGCATAGAGACCTTCATTAAATACTCTCTGCTTCCTTCATGTTGCAGTTCCCAGATGCTGTGGAGTTTTGTGAGGAGATGGCTAATTTGGGGAAGACAATCATTGTAGCTGCCTTAGATGGAACCTTCCAGAGAAAGGTGAGTAGTGTCCACATATCGGTGTGATACAGGTAGACTGTGGCTGCTGCAGGGCAACACCAAGCACCGCTCTGGGAAAAAGGGGTAACAAAATGTCCCAGACGATGAACATTTTTAAGGAAATGCTGAACAATCTGCAGGAGCAGAACTGATGCAGACGGCTCAATGCGCTCATTATTCCACACTACATTGTCTATTCTTTTCTTGTAATGCAATTATACCTCTGTTCATTCAGTGATATTGACTGTGCTTTTCTGCTGTCCTGCACATTCTTGTAGGCGTTTGGAAACATCCTGAACCTTGTTCCTCTGGCGGAGAGTGTAGTGAAGCTCCACGCTGTCTGCATGCAGTGTTTCAAAGAAGCTGCCTACACCAAGAGGATAGGAGCTGAAAAGGAGGTGAGGAGGCATAACTGAGGCTGTGATAAAAGAACTCTTCAAAGGGTGGTGATGAGACAGACTTAGTGTCTGTATGcagtaaatatattaaaaacataaaagaagtGTTCACTTATATTTAATTagtgattctggatttaactgGAACTAACCGATCTTTGATGAGCATGATGCTGATGACTTCAAACGAATGAAAATATGCCATAGAAAATCCAGTGATATAAAATGAGAATTTTTCTCACCATTTCCTGTATTTTCTCCAGTGCTTTAGAGTTGGAGATGGAGAGTCTGCAATAAATCTGTTGTATACTTATAAAGTCTTGTCTGTGTCATAGGTGGAAGTGATTGGTGGAGCAGACAAATATCAGGCGGTGTGCAGAAAGTGTTACGGAGGTCTGATGGTTGACAAAGAGAACAGTTCTCCCTTCAGGAACGAAACTCCACAAAATGCCCTCATAGGAAAACTCGTGGACAGCGGTGTTCCCAGGAAGCTCTTCTCCTCTCTACACCTCTGAAGACGAAACAAAGACTTGGTGTACAAGTTCAGACATttaatcgtgtgtgtgtgtgtgtgtgagcagattGCAGAGTAAATGggtttttatttgaaataactGAATCTTTAATTATTTGTATGTCTGCTAAAGAATATGATCAAATCAGATTATTTGGTTTGTATTTGGTGTCTATttgatagatatatatatatatatatattatttacttGACGCACTTAATAACCTTGAATCTAAGTAAACAACCTGCTGTCACAGAATTCAGTGTTTTGGTGATATCTGTAACATTAGTTTAGGTTGCTTTTGACATCTTGAACTGTAGCATTAGTAAATGTAAGGTGTTTAACAAATGTACTGACATTCACAAGGCCATACTCAATGGAAACACAGACTCAACGTTTTACTATATATTGTAAGTAAAATGTGTGGTTAAACTCTTTGCCATTTCTGTGGAattctttacttttaagatGTAAATGTTTAGTGCATACTGTGACATGTAATTACCGGTAAATACACTCACAAGCATCTGAGGCCTAAAATAACCTGTTTAAATCCAGGCAGACTCAAAGGCTGTGCTGTGAGCTGTCATGTTGGGATGGGAAAGTACAGCATATCCTCTGCAAACTATATTAAATTTGTACTACTGCAGCAAATGAATGACGCAGCATGCACAAGACGCCTGAACCTATGACTTTATTCAACAGTTGTGCATCTGTGACATTGGCACGAAGGCAAAAGAAACTGAActtgatcaaaaacaaaacaggaaatgataGAAAAACCAATGAACCAAGCACAATTTGATCAGTGTTTATAAAACTTGCAGACCATGCAAATCAAACCAGTCTCGCATCTAAAACATGAGGCTATGTGCATTAACCCAGTTATGATTAACATTTAAGCAAAAGCACAAATGCAGGATACTTTGTACTTGATACGTGCAGCAAATAATCACTTTACATTTTTGTCACTGAGGCAGATATGGCTTACTTTTGAAGCTGCAAACAGGAAataatgttaaagaaaaaaaaatatagttgAATCATTTCAAGCTCCTTTCACTGACAACTACGGGTTGCCAATTTTGATTTCAGAACTTTCAACAGTATGGAAATTAACAAATCATTCACGCACAGCAGTGAGGGCAGCTGTGATGCACAGCTGCTTAACCTTAAAATAACTTCAAGATTTAATCATGGCACAATTTACTAtcattcaccatcttacatATGTCATTCAAATTTCTCCCTTTGATGCACAAATGATAAATAAGCAATGTTTTCATACAGTTGGCTTCAGTAATTTATGCACATCTTTAAAGGAACAAACCTTATTCCCCATCCACGGATATAAAAGCAGAAGCATAAGAAAAATGTTTAGTGAGTATGAGCCCATCCAACTGACAATTCAGAGTTTGCACACTCACGCCAAAACTGATGCCAGGCCAAGTTTTGAGTGTAATCAGATCGACAACAGCTGAGATTAAAAACCAGCAAACATTTAACTGTTGGGCACAAAGCAACATTGCATAACCCCAGATTTTCTAAGTGTATGTGGTGGATGCACATGTTGCAAATTAAGCACTTATTCTGTAACTATACTAACACACTGGGTATATTTCCTCTCCCACAGTGAACACTAAGAAGCAGATAATAATCAGTGTTGAGGAAACAAAATGTCACTGAGACCTTGGAGGAAGTGTGAGGCTGATCTGTTCACAGGCTAGCAAGAAAGCATTGTTAATGGCAGTTAATAAATTACTCGTCTGTATTAGGATATGGTAAATCTGTTCAATGAATGCATAGTTGTGTAGAGTCTCCTCCCCCCTCTCTATCTTAAAGGTGGGATCAAAGTCCAatgaacgctgctgcaggctgGAAACATttaaccaatttttt
Coding sequences within:
- the tk1 gene encoding thymidine kinase, cytosolic codes for the protein MNMDCVDFPRVLPNSPRKARGQIQVIFGPMFSGKSTELMRRVRRFQIAQYNCLVIKYAKDTRYSDTGMATHDKSTMEAVPANCLTDVRPLALRACVIGIDEGQFFPDAVEFCEEMANLGKTIIVAALDGTFQRKAFGNILNLVPLAESVVKLHAVCMQCFKEAAYTKRIGAEKEVEVIGGADKYQAVCRKCYGGLMVDKENSSPFRNETPQNALIGKLVDSGVPRKLFSSLHL